A DNA window from Pontimonas salivibrio contains the following coding sequences:
- a CDS encoding NAD-dependent epimerase/dehydratase family protein — MSNQTVMVTGISGYLGLHVAQALLERGHRVRGTIRNRSKESSVREALPDPAGMLSVAICDLTSDSGWAEAFDGVDALIHVASPFILREPKDEQEYLRPAVEGTRRVMRFALDAGVTTSVVTSTYLTMAGHMFAGTFGPEDHTPIGDPSINAYIRSKVAAEEALWDFVTSEAPDMSVSTIHPGAILGPPLGSDSAGTSVSTIRGMITGSVPGIPPISVPMVDVRDVALAHVAALENPSANGQRFAASHPEPIRYLEVAKILRAAGYTKVPSREIPQGLIRALAPVNRELSSMKAFLGKSVYADTSNTTKDLHWKPRPIEQTVLDTAAAL; from the coding sequence GAGGTCATCGTGTCCGGGGGACTATCCGCAACCGCAGTAAAGAGTCATCGGTCAGGGAGGCCCTCCCCGACCCAGCAGGCATGCTGAGTGTTGCCATCTGCGATCTGACCAGTGACTCTGGATGGGCTGAAGCTTTCGACGGTGTCGATGCGCTGATTCACGTCGCATCTCCCTTCATTCTTCGGGAGCCCAAAGACGAGCAGGAGTATCTTCGGCCCGCGGTGGAGGGCACACGTCGAGTGATGCGGTTCGCTCTAGACGCGGGTGTCACGACCTCCGTGGTGACCTCCACGTACCTGACGATGGCCGGGCATATGTTTGCCGGAACGTTCGGGCCAGAAGACCACACCCCAATCGGTGACCCCAGCATTAACGCCTACATTCGCAGCAAAGTTGCTGCTGAAGAGGCGCTGTGGGATTTTGTGACTTCAGAAGCTCCTGACATGTCAGTCAGTACTATCCATCCCGGCGCTATTTTGGGTCCACCCCTGGGATCTGACTCCGCCGGGACGTCGGTGTCAACCATCCGGGGCATGATTACCGGTTCGGTACCGGGAATACCGCCGATTTCGGTCCCGATGGTTGACGTCCGAGATGTTGCGCTGGCGCACGTTGCTGCTCTGGAGAACCCCTCTGCGAATGGTCAACGTTTTGCTGCTTCTCATCCAGAGCCCATCCGCTATCTGGAAGTCGCAAAAATTCTCCGCGCCGCCGGATACACCAAGGTGCCGAGCCGAGAAATTCCTCAGGGGCTGATCAGGGCCCTCGCGCCGGTGAACCGTGAGCTTAGCTCAATGAAGGCGTTTCTCGGGAAATCTGTCTATGCCGACACCTCGAATACGACCAAAGACCTTCACTGGAAGCCACGCCCGATCGAGCAAACAGTGTTAGATACGGCAGCGGCGCTCTGA